In one Corallococcus silvisoli genomic region, the following are encoded:
- a CDS encoding sigma-54-dependent transcriptional regulator, which yields MPPPERHDVPWTALVVDDDPGVRQSLRLCLEAAGGRVLGVGTPSAAQEALEHGRFDVVFLDLWLGAESGLDALPELLRRQPDAGVVVITAFATFESAVEAMKRGAADYLPKPFTPDQVRLAADRLLRAQRLRRRVVELEQRLDDSDVGHVFTSKSALFHGFLETAARAAASDSVVLLRGESGTGKNVFAHWIHEHSPRAGAPFVSVNCPALSNDLMSSVLFGHRRGAFTGAVSDVAGKVQEAEGGTLFLDEIGDLSPDAQARLLRFLNDRTYERLGEARERRAHVRILAATHRPLEDEARAGRFRDDLLYRINVLMLTLPALRERPEDVVPLARHYLAFFARQQRRPGLAFSQEAEAAIAAHPWPGNLRELRNAVERAVILGASATLGPGDLGLTATRAPLGGGGARVRVGDMVSLDELEREHIASIITQAPTLEAAARVLGIDATTLQRKRKRYGLV from the coding sequence ATGCCTCCTCCCGAGCGACATGACGTTCCCTGGACCGCGCTGGTGGTGGACGACGACCCCGGCGTCCGTCAGTCCCTCCGGCTGTGTCTGGAGGCGGCGGGGGGACGGGTGCTCGGGGTCGGGACCCCCAGCGCCGCGCAGGAGGCCCTCGAGCACGGACGGTTCGACGTCGTCTTCCTCGACCTGTGGCTGGGCGCCGAGTCCGGGCTCGACGCGCTCCCCGAGCTGCTGCGCCGGCAGCCCGACGCAGGGGTCGTCGTCATCACCGCGTTCGCCACGTTCGAGAGCGCCGTGGAGGCGATGAAGCGCGGCGCCGCGGACTACCTGCCCAAGCCCTTCACCCCGGACCAGGTCCGGCTCGCCGCGGATCGCCTCCTGCGAGCCCAGCGCCTGCGCCGGCGCGTGGTCGAGCTCGAGCAGCGGCTCGACGACAGCGATGTCGGGCATGTCTTCACCTCGAAGAGCGCGCTGTTCCACGGCTTCCTGGAGACCGCGGCACGCGCGGCGGCGTCGGACTCGGTGGTCTTGCTGCGCGGGGAGAGCGGCACCGGCAAGAACGTGTTCGCCCACTGGATTCACGAGCACAGCCCGCGCGCGGGCGCTCCGTTCGTGAGCGTGAACTGCCCGGCGCTCTCCAACGACCTGATGAGCAGCGTGCTGTTCGGCCACCGGCGCGGCGCCTTCACGGGGGCGGTCTCGGACGTCGCGGGCAAGGTACAGGAGGCGGAGGGCGGCACCCTCTTCCTCGATGAGATTGGCGACCTGTCTCCAGACGCCCAGGCCCGCCTCCTGCGCTTCCTCAATGACCGGACCTATGAGCGGCTTGGCGAGGCGCGCGAGCGCAGGGCCCATGTCCGCATCCTCGCCGCGACGCATCGTCCCCTGGAGGACGAGGCGCGCGCGGGGCGGTTTCGGGACGACCTCCTCTATCGCATCAACGTGTTGATGCTCACGCTGCCGGCCCTGCGGGAGCGCCCCGAGGACGTGGTGCCGCTCGCGCGCCACTACCTGGCGTTCTTCGCGCGCCAGCAGCGCCGGCCAGGCCTCGCGTTCTCTCAGGAGGCGGAGGCCGCCATCGCGGCGCACCCCTGGCCGGGGAACCTGCGCGAGCTGCGCAACGCCGTGGAGCGCGCCGTCATCCTGGGCGCCTCCGCCACGCTGGGGCCCGGAGACCTGGGACTCACCGCCACGCGCGCGCCCCTCGGCGGAGGCGGAGCGCGGGTGCGCGTGGGGGACATGGTGAGCCTCGACGAACTCGAGCGGGAGCACATCGCGTCCATCATCACCCAGGCCCCCACGCTGGAGGCCGCGGCGCGGGTCCTCGGCATCGATGCCACCACCCTCCAGCGCAAGCGCAAGCGCTACGGGCTCGTCTGA